One region of Budorcas taxicolor isolate Tak-1 chromosome 3, Takin1.1, whole genome shotgun sequence genomic DNA includes:
- the LOC128045680 gene encoding C-reactive protein-like, which yields MERLLWCFLALIGFSRVLGQTDLHKKAFVFPKETENSYVSLRTQLETPLKAFTVCLYFYTELARTRSYSIFSYATRQQPNEILIFWSKGRGYTFGVHGKEISFQSFENTQAPTHICASWESTSGIAELWVNGKPRVRKSLEKGASLGKDASIILGQEQDAFAGGFDRNQCLVGDIGDVNMWDFVLSPEEINTVYVGGNLSPNVLNWKALNYEAKGEVFVKPQLW from the exons ATGGAGAGGCTGTTGTGGTGCTTCCTGGCCTTGATCGGCTTCTCTAGGGTTTTGGGCCAGACAG ACTTGCATAAGAAGGCCTTCGTGTTTCCCAAAGAGACGGAGAATTCCTACGTATCTCTGAGAACACAGTTAGAGACCCCACTCAAAGCCTTCACtgtgtgtctctatttctacaCAGAGCTGGCCCGAACCCGCAGCTACAGCATTTTCTCTTATGCCACCAGGCAGCAACCTAACGAGATCCTCATATTTTGGTCTAAGGGTAGAGGCTATACTTTTGGAGTACATGGGAAGGAGATATCATTCCAGAGTTTCGAAAATACTCAAGCTCCAACACACATCTGTGCCAGCTGGGAGTCCACCTCCGGAATTGCAGAGCTCTGGGTGAATGGGAAACCCCGGGTGAGGAAGAGTCTGGAGAAGGGAGCCTCTCTGGGGAAAGACGCCAGCATCATCCTGGGGCAGGAGCAGGATGCGTTCGCTGGGGGCTTTGATAGAAACCAGTGTTTGGTGGGAGACATTGGAGATGTGAACATGTGGGACTTTGTGCTGTCGCCGGAAGAGATTAACACTGTCTATGTTGGTGGGAACCTCAGTCCTAATGTCCTTAACTGGAAGGCGCTGAACTATGAAGCAAAGGGTGAGGTGTTCGTTAAGCCTCAGCTGTGGTAG